The following is a genomic window from Spirosoma foliorum.
TTGCCCGGTACGCATAAGCAAAATACCCTGATGACCTTGTTCCGGAAGCGGCAGTTCATCGACCACCGCCCCGATCGGCGTGAGGTTGGGTTCGATATCGAAGCAGGCGATCTAACTATTCATAATGGCAGCTTATGGCATCGCGTTGAGCAGTCGCCTAAGCTGGGAGCCGAAAGTCGCCGTCGGGTGATGTACATCCCCATTATTACGGGTGAGTACCAGCCGAAAAGCGCTTCCAGTAAAACGCCGTTTTATCACCGTTTCGCAGCCAGAATCCAGAATTAAGATACTCATGCATGTCAATTGGCTTGCGTTTGCGGTTCCGCTCTTCCTATTTTTTATAGGGGTAGAATATCTTGTCGCGAAACGGCAGAAGAAGACCTATTTCCAGTTCAATAACTCAATCGCCAACCTGAACGTCGGTATTGCCGAACGATTGCTGGACAGTTTTACCGTTGGGGTGTTTTATTTCTGGTATGATTACCTGCATCGGCACTACGCGTTTCTCGATATTCGGGCGAGTGCCTGGGGCTGGATCGGGGTGTTCATAGCGACAGACTTTGTGTGGTATTGGTATCACCGGTTGGCGCACGAAATCAACGTGTTTTGGGCCGTTCATATCGTGCATCACCAGAGCGACGATTTCAATTATACGGTTTCGGCCCGAATTACTGTTTTTCAGGCCATTCTTCGCACTGGCTTTTGGTCTATTTTGCCTATTATTGGTTTTCCGCCAGCGATGATTACGACCATCCTGCTGCTTCATGGACTGTATCCGTTTTTTATCCACACGCGTACGATTGGCAAATTAGGCTGGCTCGAATATATTCTGGTGACGCCTTCGCATCACCGGGTTCATCATGCCAGTAACCCAGAATACCTGGACAAAAACTACGGTGACGTACTCATTATCTGGGACAAACTATTCGGCACATTTGTGGAAGAAAATGAAGAACCCGTTTATGGCTTAACCAAACCGCTCGACAGCCATAGTTTTTTATGGCAGCATTTTCATGGTTTGCTCGAAGTGTTGGTTGCCACCCGGCGGGCAAGCGACTGGTCGGCGAAGTGGAAGGTTTTGTTTGGGCGCCCCGACTCGGTCGATCCGCATATTCGGGAAGAACTGGAGGAGCGGTTTTTATCGGGCGATGCGGCCAGTCGGACAGCTATTCATACAAAAAGTCGCCGATTTAAAGGGTATGTTATTGGGCAGATGGCTGGTATACTGTTAATTCTGTTCACCTTCCTGCTGATGGAATCGTATGTGCCGGGCTATCTCCAGTTTCTGACCGCCCTGTTTATTCTTTTAACGTTGATTAACTGTGGTGCCCTACTCGAACAGCGGCAATGGGTACTATATCTTGAAATTGGGCGAGTTGCGGTACTTTGGCTGGCCTTATATAGTGTGTTAGGTTACCCCATGATTATTGTGCTGGGCTACATTGGCGCCTTGTCGCTCTGGGCGTATTTCTCTGGTATTCAAAAACGATATTTTCAGTTGTTATACGGTTCCTCACTATGAACTACACGGATTCATCTATCAAGCCCCTGAACATCTA
Proteins encoded in this region:
- a CDS encoding sterol desaturase family protein; its protein translation is MHVNWLAFAVPLFLFFIGVEYLVAKRQKKTYFQFNNSIANLNVGIAERLLDSFTVGVFYFWYDYLHRHYAFLDIRASAWGWIGVFIATDFVWYWYHRLAHEINVFWAVHIVHHQSDDFNYTVSARITVFQAILRTGFWSILPIIGFPPAMITTILLLHGLYPFFIHTRTIGKLGWLEYILVTPSHHRVHHASNPEYLDKNYGDVLIIWDKLFGTFVEENEEPVYGLTKPLDSHSFLWQHFHGLLEVLVATRRASDWSAKWKVLFGRPDSVDPHIREELEERFLSGDAASRTAIHTKSRRFKGYVIGQMAGILLILFTFLLMESYVPGYLQFLTALFILLTLINCGALLEQRQWVLYLEIGRVAVLWLALYSVLGYPMIIVLGYIGALSLWAYFSGIQKRYFQLLYGSSL